The sequence GGTCGGCGAGCTGGAGAAATATCTTGCGCCTTGCCAGGTGCTAGAATCGGCCGGGCGGACGTTTCCAGTGGACATCCGTCACATTGAACGGTCGCCCGGGGAACGTCCGCCATGGGAGTTGGCGGCCGAAGCGCTCACCGAGCATGCACCGACGTCCGGTCATGCGTTGGTCTTCATGCCCGGCGCTTACGAAATCCAACGGACCATCTCGGAAATTCGCGCGACGTCAGCGCTGCGTGACTTCGGCGTTTTTGCGCTGCACGGCGAAATGCCGGCCAAGGAGCAGGATGAAGCCGTCTCGTCCGGCGGCGGACGCAAAATCATCGTCTCAACCAATGTGGCGGAGACTTCGCTGACCATCGAGGGCGTGACGCTCGTTATCGACAGCGGGCTCGCCCGCATCGCGCGCTATGATGCACGGCGCGGCATCAACACATTGCTCATCGAAAAAATCAGCTGGGCTTCGGCGGACCAACGTGCCGGCCGCGCTGGTCGCACCGCCCCCGGCCGCTGCGTGCGTCTGTGGATGGCGAAGGACCATGAACAGCGCCCTGCGGTCGAGTTGCCGGAAATAAAACGCCTCGATTTGGCGGAGGTGGTGCTATCGCTCAAAGCCGCGGGCGTGGCCGACCTTGAAAAATATCGCTGGCTCGAATCGCCTGAACCGCGCGCCTTGATGCGTGCGGAGGAGTTGCTGCGCGATCTCGGAGCGCTCGATCCGGGCGGACGTATCACCGAACTCGGGCGCCGCATGCTCGCGTTCCCGGTGCACCCGCGCTATGCGCGTTTGCTGCTCGAGGCGGAAAAACTCGGCTGCGTGAAGGCGGCATGTTTGCTGGCGGCGCTGACCCAAGGACGCGGGCTGCTGGTCAAGAGCACCTCGCGCGACATGGACAAACGTCGCGATGAAATGTTCCGCGACGGGGCGGAGTCGGATGTGCTCGTGCAACTGCGCGCTTTTTCCGTGGCGCGCAAATCCAATTTTGATCCGGCGCGGGGCCGCGCATTGGGTATCCACATGCAGTCGGCACGGCAAGCGGCGCAGTTGGCGGATAAATTTTCCGACATCGCTCATGCCGAAGGACTCAACCTCACCGACGAACCGCCGCCGGAACACGCCATGGAAAAGTGCATGCTGGCCGCTTTTCCCGATCATCTGGCAAAGCGCCTTGATCGCGGAACCCTGCGCTGTGACTTGGTGCACGGTCGGCGCGCCACCTTGGCGCGCGACAGTGTGGTGGCCGGTGAGTTGCTCGTGGCCGGGGAAATCACGGAAATCGGCGGACGCGAGGGCGACGTGCAAACCCTCCTCACGCTGGCATCGCCGGTGCATGAGGAATGGTTGCAGGAAATGTTCGGGGCCGAGTTCACGGATGAAATCGTGACATTGTTCGATCCGTCCACGCGCGGTGTCGTGGCGCGACGCGTGACGAAATTCCGCGATCTCGTGCTGCGCTCGGGTGCGGGAGGCGAACCTGATTCGGCCGCTGCCGCGCGGATTTTTGCGGAGAAAGTTGCTTCCGGTGATTTGTCGCTGCCGCTGTGGAATGAATCCGTCGAACAATGGATTGCGCGTCTGAATTGCCTTGCCGAATGGATGCCGTCGTTCGAGTTGCCGCGCATCGGCGATGCGGAGAGGCGGTTTTTGTTCGAGCAGCTTGCGCAGGGCGTGACGAGTTACCGTGCGTTGAAGGACAAAGACCCGTGGCCGGTGCTGCGCGGTTGGTTGTCGGCGGCCCAGCTTGCCGCGCTTGATGCCTACGCGCCCGAGCGGATCAAGCTCCCAGGCGGACGGAGTGCGCGTGTGGTTTATTCGGAGGGTCAGGTGCCGGTGATGGCCGCGCGTGTGCAGGATCTTTATGGCGTCGATAAACCGCTCACCGTTGCCGATGGCGCGGTGCGCGTGCGTGTGGAAGTCCTTGCACCGAATCAAAGGCCAATCCAGGTCACCGATGATATGGGCAGCTTTTGGCAGAACACCTATCCGCAGATCCGTCCCGAATACGCGCGGCGGTATCCGAAGCACGAATGGAGATGAAGGGGAAAGAGGTGTTCAGTGGTTCGGTGTCCAGTTTTCGGCCCAGTCAGAACATGGGTAACACTTTGGGTTCAGAACATAGGTAACACCACGCCTGTCCGGTTTTAACTACCACAGCCACAGTTGGTTATGGTCATGCGTATCCATAAAGTTGTCGGGTGTTTCTGTAAGTAGCTGATGCAGAGGGATCTTTTCAAAAGGGTGCACGCTCAAAATCTGCAGAGTTCTGTGCAAGGAGCCGGGCAATTTGAGTTCCTTGTGCAGGATGGCAATGAGCACGTAAATGCTGACAGCCATCCACACCTGGGTCTTCACCGCGTTGGGCGAAGTGCCGAAGAAGTGTTTGATGCGCAGGTGCTGTTTGATCCAGCGGAAGAAGAGTTCGATGTGCCAGCGGTTCTTGTAAAGCGCGGCCACTGTTTCGGCCGGCACCTCGAGATGGTTGGTGAGAAAGACCAACTTCTTGCCCGTGTCGGGATCGACAAAGCGGATGCGTCGCAGCGGCCAGGGGAAAGCCTCGCGTGCTTTGGGCAACGTTGGTTGTCCGACTTGATCGCTGCACACGCCGCTGCCGAAGATCTTCGGGTTGGAACCAATGCGCGAGAAACGCAGGTTGTCTTTGGCCCGCGTGACGAAGAACGCGCCCGCACGGGCGATCTTGGCCAATCGCGTGAAGTCCATGTAAGCGCGATCGAGCAGGTAAAACGCCCCGGGTTCGAAA comes from Chthoniobacterales bacterium and encodes:
- the hrpB gene encoding ATP-dependent helicase HrpB, encoding MTKSVNAVCIAPPPPHRQSVAVDPRQLPIYEIEDRIVEAAKAQSRLILRAPTGSGKSTQVPQMLLDRVLPEVGQIVVLQPRRMAARMLASRVAQERGEPLGETVGYQVRMEGKSSARTRILYVTEGILLRRMIGDPELHGVSAVVFDEFHERHLYGDITLARALDLQESSRPDLKIVVMSATLEVGELEKYLAPCQVLESAGRTFPVDIRHIERSPGERPPWELAAEALTEHAPTSGHALVFMPGAYEIQRTISEIRATSALRDFGVFALHGEMPAKEQDEAVSSGGGRKIIVSTNVAETSLTIEGVTLVIDSGLARIARYDARRGINTLLIEKISWASADQRAGRAGRTAPGRCVRLWMAKDHEQRPAVELPEIKRLDLAEVVLSLKAAGVADLEKYRWLESPEPRALMRAEELLRDLGALDPGGRITELGRRMLAFPVHPRYARLLLEAEKLGCVKAACLLAALTQGRGLLVKSTSRDMDKRRDEMFRDGAESDVLVQLRAFSVARKSNFDPARGRALGIHMQSARQAAQLADKFSDIAHAEGLNLTDEPPPEHAMEKCMLAAFPDHLAKRLDRGTLRCDLVHGRRATLARDSVVAGELLVAGEITEIGGREGDVQTLLTLASPVHEEWLQEMFGAEFTDEIVTLFDPSTRGVVARRVTKFRDLVLRSGAGGEPDSAAAARIFAEKVASGDLSLPLWNESVEQWIARLNCLAEWMPSFELPRIGDAERRFLFEQLAQGVTSYRALKDKDPWPVLRGWLSAAQLAALDAYAPERIKLPGGRSARVVYSEGQVPVMAARVQDLYGVDKPLTVADGAVRVRVEVLAPNQRPIQVTDDMGSFWQNTYPQIRPEYARRYPKHEWR
- a CDS encoding IS4 family transposase, yielding DLATGLIKRARRLYAGEDLGLELDETIYALDSTTIDLSLQLFPWAEFRSTKAGVKLHTQLDLRGPIPVQIEVRAARSHDVLWLDTLIFEPGAFYLLDRAYMDFTRLAKIARAGAFFVTRAKDNLRFSRIGSNPKIFGSGVCSDQVGQPTLPKAREAFPWPLRRIRFVDPDTGKKLVFLTNHLEVPAETVAALYKNRWHIELFFRWIKQHLRIKHFFGTSPNAVKTQVWMAVSIYVLIAILHKELKLPGSLHRTLQILSVHPFEKIPLHQLLTETPDNFMDTHDHNQLWLW